From one Thermoproteales archaeon genomic stretch:
- a CDS encoding transglutaminase family protein: MRKSSIFIIMILLTPLVLALLVSASIEFNKTIYVLKTTYLLENIDNKTVTISFDENNIKEFLIPDIEGWQALRNYTVYFNGVDITKKCSLKSYKGNKIIVIPSYTLKPKEKVNITTVQMIEVYWAESGLTISRCSRSSALLENVRSISINSSALTYLGGFWTKHDNLTTWSKIIELKESIDADSDSLAEYVFKVSKWVAENIAYNPGNFVINYPAKILSDRKGVCGDKSALIVTLLRLKGIPSLIYFSIVYEENLFSKESSKYLNIEYRNFALHAFAVVCADETYVPIDTTVYADVGKCPYIDGAGVNISDKIIVFAQASDSDPNEVLTFSLPSTELKANIYKTIEKKNNPREKLLLPIIVVVVFACITWLFARNIAE; encoded by the coding sequence CTCTATATTTATAATCATGATACTCCTTACCCCTCTGGTGTTAGCCTTACTTGTCAGCGCCAGCATCGAATTTAACAAGACGATATACGTTCTCAAAACCACCTACCTATTGGAAAATATTGACAATAAAACAGTCACAATCAGCTTTGATGAAAACAACATTAAAGAATTCCTTATCCCAGACATTGAGGGCTGGCAGGCCTTGAGAAACTATACTGTATATTTTAACGGTGTTGATATAACTAAAAAATGTAGCCTGAAAAGTTATAAGGGTAATAAGATTATAGTAATACCTTCCTACACGTTAAAGCCTAAAGAAAAAGTAAATATTACAACTGTTCAGATGATAGAAGTTTACTGGGCTGAAAGCGGTTTAACCATTAGCAGATGTAGTAGATCCTCAGCCCTTCTCGAAAATGTGCGTTCAATCTCGATTAATTCATCAGCTTTAACCTACTTAGGAGGGTTTTGGACAAAACATGATAATTTGACAACTTGGAGCAAAATCATAGAACTTAAAGAATCAATTGACGCAGATAGCGATTCTCTCGCCGAATACGTTTTTAAGGTTTCCAAATGGGTTGCAGAGAACATAGCCTATAACCCGGGAAATTTTGTAATTAATTATCCTGCAAAAATCCTATCCGATAGAAAAGGCGTGTGCGGAGATAAATCAGCTTTAATAGTTACTCTTTTAAGACTAAAGGGGATACCATCGCTTATCTATTTTTCAATAGTTTACGAAGAAAATCTATTTTCCAAGGAATCTTCAAAATATCTAAATATCGAATATAGAAACTTTGCTCTCCATGCATTTGCCGTGGTATGCGCTGACGAAACTTACGTCCCTATAGACACGACCGTCTACGCTGACGTAGGAAAATGCCCCTACATCGATGGTGCTGGCGTCAATATATCGGATAAGATCATAGTTTTTGCTCAAGCATCAGATTCCGACCCGAACGAAGTTTTAACATTCTCACTGCCATCAACGGAGCTTAAAGCTAACATATATAAAACTATAGAAAAGAAAAACAATCCTAGAGAGAAGTTACTCCTCCCCATAATTGTTGTGGTAGTTTTTGCATGCATAACCTGGCTATTTGCTCGCAATATTGCAGAGTAA